Genomic DNA from Channa argus isolate prfri chromosome 10, Channa argus male v1.0, whole genome shotgun sequence:
GTGCGAGGAGGCGCGCGACAGCCCCGCCCCCTGTTGAGCAATATCGTGTATGTTGTGCTGCTCTGTGCCGCTGTATGAGGGGTGACTGATGCCACAGAGCAACGGAAACTCCTTCATAGATGTCAGGGCAGGAAAACAGTGCCAGTACTGGCCATATtcacatgtttgcatgtgtctcCGTGCAATTACTACCTCCTACTAAAAAATATGTTCATAGCATAACTCAATTTACTAAAAGGGACaagtatattattattttaaatatgtgtcgTAGGCATCCAACACTATATTTctatatgtacatacatactaTAAATTATATAAGCTTCCacttatttctattaaaaaaattgaaaataatgatgcacactgtaactttaactGCATAAAACTATGAAGACAACGCCGCATAAGGTCAGCTGCTAACAACAAgggtttttcagctagaagcagagacatATTGTAATATATGAACGTCAGacagaagtttaaaaacattaatgtacatttacaccatacactaaagccacagaaagcaagttgaaaatttcTGAAGTCatccttttaataaaaaaatttgcaaaggtacaactttattttaattttacaatttcaaataGGCTCCTTAGGTGGCAAACAtgaacttttttcaaattagcATGTAGAggttgctgaaaacagaactcttccgcatcttcctatgcacttaaatctcttaaaaaaataataataaaaaaaacccctttctgctccttctcacacttgcatctcatgaactgtgaaaaaaaagtctgatacgactttgctttgatgttttctccttgacttagatttttgctgccttgtacctcactgactaaatgtaaatgtaaaggtaTTCTTCAAAGCACTTTCAATTATAGCTACCATTTGTCACTCTCtattacacaaaacacacttgttTTCCCACAGGTGTTTAAAATTGGTAAGTAAACGTTTTTagtaattgtattatttattgtattgtattatttattgtacttgGAAAAGAAATCCCCCTTATACCCATGGGTACGTAAGTATAAATGGTTTTAGACATGTTCAATCCAATTTTGCAATAAACAATTATATGCTAAAATTATCTCTTTCCGTCTCAACTTCTGTGGCATTATTTACCTTCCCCAAGCAATGACACCTTCCTCACCACATTTACTGGACATGTGGTCAGAGATAACACATAGGGACTTGTGTTCTATTATTTTCGGTATGAAAATGGACATAAAGGtaattataatgtaatatttcaaaAGCCATTAAATGTAATAGTTTTAATACAGGaacagaaaacatacagtatgtacgcAAGAGATTTATGAAGGAAAGTGTAAAGGAAAATAGTCATAACACATCTATTTGAcatcatatatatttattttacacagacTGCAGAATGAGGAATTAGAAACAGCGACAACATAAAGAAATGGAGAAACCGGCACATCCTATAGACAGAACCTGTGGACCTCCTGCACAGaagaagcaaaaatgtaattgttttatttgctcATCCATTTACATCCTTTATTTTCAGACTGGGTGACagaataatagtaataaaatagAGCAATTTAGGCATCAGAAAAATCAGCtacacctttaccaacagtgacatTTGACccttgttatttattaattaattaatgtacatttttttccataacTTCCATTGTTTAAAAtccaatgttttttcttaatggcgtacttttacttttgatccTTGTCTTCCATGACACTATGAAGACcaccagtattaatgttgtggctgatgtgaGTATATAAGTATCATTTAAATGAACAGCCACTTACCAGTGTGGAGAGCTATTCCAGGCCATTCCTCACTTTGTACTCATGCACATCAGCACTGTTCTGCCTGAAGAGCTGCAAACGGATGAGAACAATTCCACAAATCATCAAATTCAATGCACCAGTCGGTTACATAATAACTTTCTTTATACTGACCTACACCACAACACGTTTTCAAATGGAATAGTGTGGGAAAGAGTGTACGACTAAAAAAACCTACAGAATAAGTGACCGGTTTCACATATGCATTCATAGTGATTTATGAATGGTAAATAGTGTGGCCATTTACCAGGCCCCAAAGGAAAGCAGACGTTCCAAAGGCGATGCCCACTCGTAGCCAGTTGGGGTTGGCAAGATCAGGCTTGGAGCTTGTGAACACAGACCTATATCCAACTGAAAAAGCAAAAGCGCAATCCATACACAGAAAATGGGTATTATGAataggtaaaaataaaatacaattaataacTATATAACCCAATCCattattatattgtttaatTCATATCCTCAATAAATCCTCGATACTAAGTCAAGTAACACGAACAAACAAATTGACAGCTTTAGGGAAAAGGCATGTGTGACAGCAGTGCTGGAATAATCTTATGCAAAGGTCAGACGTTAAAACAAACACGGCATTCGCGTAGTAAACAACAAGTAAATACACGCCCTTCATATAATCAAAACCatgaatttattttcattatatagTTATCTTACCTTTGCTGACGAACACAGCTGGAGATATTAACCGGTTGAAAATCATTTTTAGCTAAGCTAACACTTTCCTTCGACAGAGTTGCAGTGCTTCTTCTTCGTGCTCTTGGATTTTGGCAGACAAGAGGCAGCTGAGGCGTGTTGCTTCCCTCCTCCCGCCGTTTGGATAATGCTACTGTATCACTGTCCGAGTTTCTTCCCATCAGTACTTTGACTAGTTCTTTCATTTGCTCAGTGTAGTTAGcacaatatatacatatatatatatatataaatataaaaccaaatGTGATATAGTGTGGGAATTATGTGTGCACCGCGGTTGATTATTTTACCTGGCAGGTAAAAGTAGATGATCTTCGATTAAtcgatttatttttgttaatgttattttaattaaaactattttaagtATCTGGATTTTTAGATTTACATGCTTAGTAAACAAGTTTAGCATCATAAAactggaaaaatattttgtaaaccAAATTATGAGTCAATGGTTTCAGTAAATGGTAGCTTATAATACACCAAGTGTCATTAGAAAAAGAATCTTTTTTATGCGTAACTTATTAGCGAACATGTATTGTGGACATGTGTTAAGGACATTTTAATTCCtaaatataataatgataaaccTTTTAATTTGGCTCATATTAGACACATAAAATATctgatatttgaaaaaaataagccACGCGAGCAACTGTTGTCTGGACGGCACTGACATTTTACTCCAAGTTCACTTTGGATAGTACTATGAATTCAAGTAATTCTGTAAAAACATGCTATACTGTCGATAAAAGTACTGTTCGGTGCACACCAGCAATAACAAGCTATTAgaaatttgttgtttaaacTATTATATTCCAACCACTTGTGATAAAGCGTCGAGAAGCACGTTTTAGATGTGTGAAAATTTCAATGGAATTTGGTGAGTGACGTTCGAGGACAAAACAAGTGTACATTGGGGCACAAttgctgtctgtgtgttaaCATACgaaatgttttgatattttatgtttttattcgaTGTATCACATAATTAAACACGGTAACAAGTCGTCCCTGACAACACAGCATTTGGTCACTGACACATCGGCTGGCCAGCGTTTGACACGCAGACTCAGAGCAGTCTGACCCGGAGGAGAAGCACTTCGGCCATTTTGCTCGGAAGGGGGCCTCGGCTTCAACACGTGAGAGATACAAGCTTGAAGAGACTGAACCAAGCCAGGATCTCGAAGTCCAGGAGGATATTATTCATGTGTAAACCGACAGAGGCATAGGAAGTCTACACAATGCCCACAATCACTCTACCGCCGAAGGAGAATGCTCTCTTCAAGAGAATATTGGTAGGCGAAATGCTTGGAGAGGAACGGTTTTTGCTAGCTAATGCTAGTTTGCCAAATAGTTAGCCGTCAGTTCTAGCAGTCTGAACTGGTAGCTAGGGAGTTGCTAGCGAATTAACTTAATGTTAACCAAACGATTCAGTGCGCACTGTAATCGTTATGGCTCGGTTATTAACGAGTAACTGTAACGTTAACAATTCTAATATTAAAACAGTTGGCCAACAACCGTTTATGTGGTGTCTAAAGTTGGCTGTACTCTGGCCTTGCAACACATCCAAAGTACATCAATGACAATGCTGCTTGACACATGACAGCCGCACAAAAGTTATGCGGGCAGTTGCGTGAGCTTTCTAGCTAATAGTGGCTGCAGTTCGACGTGGTCTCCCGAAATAGTTGACAATACGTGCGA
This window encodes:
- the ndufc1 gene encoding NADH dehydrogenase [ubiquinone] 1 subunit C1, mitochondrial, whose translation is MIFNRLISPAVFVSKVGYRSVFTSSKPDLANPNWLRVGIAFGTSAFLWGLLFRQNSADVHEYKVRNGLE